The following are from one region of the Myxococcales bacterium genome:
- a CDS encoding DUF2304 family protein, with translation MTGGELERYAAFGAICIGFALLILYLVFKRRLALQASLLFLLLMLGLGAGFFLLHFAPEIVSILGFTLPANLLFSVGLGTLTFVHLLSLISLSRLERRSITLTQDLALLQEKVERLSRSARSGGE, from the coding sequence GTGACAGGAGGCGAGCTCGAAAGGTACGCAGCCTTCGGTGCCATCTGCATCGGCTTCGCCCTGCTGATCCTTTACTTGGTGTTCAAGCGCCGCCTCGCGCTCCAGGCGAGCTTGCTTTTTTTGCTCTTGATGTTGGGGCTGGGAGCTGGGTTCTTTCTGCTCCACTTCGCGCCCGAGATCGTCTCGATTCTCGGGTTTACGCTGCCGGCGAATCTGCTCTTTTCGGTCGGCCTGGGCACGCTGACCTTCGTGCACCTCTTGAGTCTGATTTCTCTTTCTCGCCTCGAGAGGCGCTCGATCACCCTGACACAGGACCTGGCCCTGCTTCAGGAGAAGGTGGAACGACTCTCCCGGAGCGCTCGCTCCGGAGGCGAGTGA
- a CDS encoding glycosyltransferase family 2 protein → MSRRKLLVIVPCLNEEEALPRLLDRLDRAAATLRDRVQLDVLVVDDGSVDGTAAIARARGARVARLSHNLGIGAAVQTGLRLAARDGYDWAAQIDGDGQHPPDELAKLLDAYDTHGAPDLIIGSRFLERVGFQSTRLRRVGIGWLSFLLRLFAGIKVVDPTSGFRLFGRRALQLFDEVYPYDYPEPESLAIAGAAGLTLVEVQVHMEPRQGGLSSIFGLRVAHYMLCVSISLMLTVSRHLERREA, encoded by the coding sequence ATGTCCCGTCGCAAGCTGCTCGTGATCGTCCCGTGCCTCAACGAAGAGGAGGCGCTGCCACGCCTGCTCGACAGGCTCGACCGCGCGGCCGCGACCCTGCGCGACCGGGTGCAGCTGGACGTGCTCGTGGTCGACGACGGCTCTGTCGACGGGACCGCCGCCATCGCCCGTGCCCGGGGCGCCCGCGTGGCGCGCCTCAGCCACAACCTGGGCATTGGGGCCGCCGTGCAAACGGGCCTGCGCCTCGCCGCCCGTGACGGCTACGACTGGGCAGCCCAGATCGACGGAGACGGCCAGCATCCGCCCGACGAGCTGGCGAAGCTGCTCGACGCCTACGACACCCACGGCGCGCCCGACCTCATCATCGGCTCGCGTTTTCTCGAGCGCGTGGGCTTTCAAAGCACCCGTCTGCGCCGCGTGGGCATCGGGTGGCTTTCGTTCCTGCTGCGGCTCTTCGCCGGCATCAAGGTGGTCGATCCCACGTCGGGCTTTCGGCTGTTCGGTCGCCGCGCCCTCCAGCTCTTCGACGAGGTTTACCCCTACGACTACCCCGAGCCCGAATCGCTGGCGATTGCTGGCGCCGCGGGGCTGACTCTCGTGGAAGTACAGGTGCACATGGAACCAAGGCAGGGTGGATTGAGCAGTATCTTTGGCTTGAGGGTCGCTCACTACATGCTCTGCGTGAGTATCTCGTTGATGTTGACGGTGTCTCGCCATCTGGAGCGTCGCGAGGCTTGA
- a CDS encoding small ribosomal subunit Rsm22 family protein, with product MSAPGKRRSRIHEGLVGPRALVGTPYLADAGLRADYAAEIAPRTAAMLTRIFDLHVPGLVPRRVLDLGAGTGIVAHTLRARFGTGLEVVTVDRVAGPGITVVADLSRSGLPEGVRGRFDLIVAAHLLNEFASHEPSVRAERVRSWLASWLAPEGHLLIIEPALKETSRALLQVRDHLVAAGAFVVAPCLTQAPCPALAHPRDWCHDSAPRAQNTRADFSYLVIAPQGTAPRDPTWLRVVSDLKKEKGRTKWFGCGLEGRTAFELQTRDVTSQNEAFLRLERGRLCRVTQATPSGTGQRIGPDALVTQVAPSSRA from the coding sequence ATGTCTGCCCCTGGAAAACGCCGCTCCCGCATCCACGAGGGCCTGGTAGGCCCGCGTGCGCTCGTGGGCACACCCTACCTGGCCGACGCCGGCCTGAGGGCGGACTATGCCGCCGAGATTGCGCCGCGCACGGCGGCCATGCTCACGCGGATCTTCGATCTGCACGTTCCGGGTCTCGTGCCCCGCCGCGTGTTGGACCTGGGCGCCGGCACGGGCATCGTGGCGCACACCCTGAGAGCGCGCTTCGGAACCGGGCTCGAGGTGGTGACGGTGGACCGGGTCGCCGGCCCCGGCATCACGGTGGTGGCCGATCTGTCGCGCTCCGGCCTGCCAGAGGGCGTGCGCGGGCGCTTCGACCTCATCGTCGCGGCCCACCTCTTGAACGAGTTCGCCTCCCACGAGCCCTCGGTGCGGGCGGAACGTGTGCGGTCCTGGCTGGCCAGCTGGTTGGCCCCCGAGGGGCACCTCCTCATCATCGAGCCCGCCCTCAAGGAGACCTCGCGCGCGCTGCTGCAGGTGCGCGATCACCTGGTTGCCGCGGGCGCCTTCGTCGTGGCCCCCTGCCTCACCCAGGCGCCCTGTCCCGCGCTGGCCCATCCGCGAGACTGGTGCCACGACAGCGCGCCCCGGGCGCAGAACACCCGGGCGGATTTTTCGTACCTGGTCATCGCCCCGCAGGGCACCGCCCCTCGGGATCCCACCTGGCTTCGGGTGGTGAGTGACCTCAAGAAGGAAAAGGGCCGTACGAAGTGGTTTGGCTGTGGGCTCGAGGGGCGTACGGCCTTCGAGCTCCAGACGCGCGACGTCACAAGCCAAAACGAAGCCTTCTTGCGCCTCGAGCGGGGCCGCCTCTGCCGCGTCACCCAGGCCACGCCCAGCGGCACCGGGCAGCGTATCGGGCCTGACGCGCTCGTGACGCAGGTCGCGCCTTCCTCGCGGGCCTGA